The window ATAGACTTAACGCATTGCTACTCCTGTTACAGAAAAACTATTCTCTGGGCTACGTGTATGTATCAGGTACAGTCATTCGTACAGGTGTGCATAATCAGCATACAAGTATACCTATGGAAGATCACGTGTTCACTAGGTCAGTAGGTGCGGCTTGGTCTTCGTTTATAATCATTGTGCGATCTTCCTGTCGATCTTGAATCACATGCGATGGTTTCCGGTTTCGGAgacgttgttattaacactttgacaacagtattttttatgaaatcaattttttcataattttattttgatttttatatgGAAATAGTGATTATAAGGAATTGTATTAACttctttattataattaatatggaaaaattttcatttttcaaaatttcattattaatattttgacaattatataattttataaatgaaaaatttgaaataatattaattttcatatcatAAAGATAAACTCTTGAACGTAACTGTACAGTTAATAAGATTATCATGGCAGGTACACTTTGTAGATTTTACAATTAGCATGATTTCTCTTATTTTCTAAATGTTACTCTTATTGTACAAATTAGGtctaaaagggttaaattactGACAGTATACGTAATTAACGGGATTATATATCCGGATCGTGGGTGTGCGATTATGCCGGTCATTCAAGATGATTATGGGGTCAAGTAGATTAATTGATGCATATCGTGGCTGCTGTTGTGACCCTTTATGGGAGTCTGTCGTCTTGTTATAAGATGACCCCATAagttaaaattcttttatttcaattatattattctttcaattattataagGTATAAATTCTTCGtccttctaaatttaatttaaaatttattttaaatggaGCATTCAGCCTCTGTGATCATAAACTGACGCCAAAAAAGGAAACGGTGAATCATCACAGCAGTTAGAGAAGTGAAATGAAGAAATAAGACAAGTGCTAGCATTACTTCTGGGACactgaaaaaaatttttcaaatagacAATTTCAACAATTACTATTAGCaaattattatgtttattgACAAACATACTCATAATCCGAATCAGAATCCTGAGAAGTTTCAAGTATCCAATTTATCCATTTGCATAATTGATAAATACCACAAGTTAGGTTTCCAAGTGCACCAATCACATAAAAGCATGTTTCcttgataataaatttaaattgtcatttaaattgtattttatttttcacttactCACGAGAAAGACATAATCCTCTCCCATGATCAGAAGGAAAATATCTGATGAATGTATAATAATGTACCCAATCATAAAAGTGGGtaccaaaattccaaaaattggaACTTCGATGTATGGTTCCAACGGGCCTAAGTATATTACACTGCCAATTATACAGGCAGactaaaaaaaatcaattctattttttaatgttaataaccttaataaaattttaagcaAATGTTCAGTAAAACAAACCATAGATACTGTTTTccatattaataatttcttgtcAATTGCCCATGAATTCAACCTTGGATTGTTAAAAGGAATCGGTATGTTAcccatttctttgagaaatATTCTATTTAGAATTAGAATAAATTGTTGACTTCCTAAATGTAGACGATATTTTGTTTGATTTTTTGACAAaagttttaatattcaaagaatCGATTAAATGATAAATTCATATCGTTGATGGTATTTCATTGATCCTTATGaatctttattttttgaaaatgacTTTCAAAAGGtaaagttataaaaatgtaaagtAATTAATATAGAACATTATCTATTCGTTGTTCGAACATTAGCACGTCtaggaattaattttccttttcttttatattccaTATAAACCATATATGCAGTTtcgaaaaataatacaaaaaagttagctgaaaataataaaaaatgtaccataagtattgaaaaataatttttacatttcattgtaaaaataattaatttctttctcgTGGTAATTAATTATGCACCTAGTAAAAGTAATCCAATTTTCAACTCATTTCGATGTTCATTATTTTCCGAATCTCCACTTCGTCCTCTTTCAATTCCTGCTATTCCGCctatgaaattgaaaatcactcccagtgaaaaatatgtaaattcctataaataaaattcaataaaaaggattgaaatATTCATCTGTTTAAATAGAAAAGATCTGATGTAACTAACTGATACTTTTCGTGGTTTCTCAAACACATGTGTCATTGCAATAGAGAAATATACTATAGCATATGTGAACGAATCGATGCAATAAATAATCCATAACCATTTTGGAATCATGTATTCACTGTATTTGGACAATTCGTACAGACAAATACACGCCAAAAGCTAAATTAGAAGCAATTATCAGATTTTACAAATATTCACAATcattagaagaaaattaattctttttaccAGTTCGAATGCTTTCAAGAGAAAACTGAAGTCTTTAAAAAGTCGTTGTATTTCTTTTAACATGTTAATTAAACTGAATTTTAATCTCTTAAATATCGATAAATATCGATTAAAATcgatttaatttgaattttctaaattattgtcCTCTTCAAATTTGTATCCTTTCATTAATTTCGAGCTTGATAGATTAATTATGTTAACAAACAtaaaaggaataattaattttttaattttatttatgtattattattgtttatgtacgttgatgtaataaaaatataaaaattaaataatacgtCCTACATTTAGTAATATACTTTATCAATAAttcaaatagaaaatattgaattgaaTGTGTATGATTAACACGTCGATCTACTATATTtgtgaatttttcattaaaaatgaacGTCTTGAATAATACAATATTTCCTGCAGAAAGGTACATGATGAATGTTAAACATTTAAAGTAACGAAGATTCTGATTATTAACTCCTTGCGATATAAATGCAAGGTAACAGCTTTACCTATCGCACACAGAGAGAAATTTGAATTCATTCAAATAATTCATCGCGATTTTTTGCAAAATGTAGCAAACTTAGTATTAAATCCACTAAATAGGCGGAACCTTCGATAACGCATAGTGATCCAACTGCTAAACCCACCTAAAAatataaagggttaaaaaatggAACGTTCCAGTTAGTCttcataaattttatcaagTTCATAAATTTTTAAGTCAGTAATTACCTGTCGTTCTTGAACAATCgtatcaaatttattttctgattgATAACCGTTCCAATAATGAAGTGCTGTGCCACCCACAGCAACGAACATGAAGGTTCCAACAAAGTTCATTAGAatttcctaaaaaaaaaaacaatattaaagaaaataaataaacagtaCTGTTTTACACTACTTGAAATTTGCAGCTTTAAATTCGATGTAAACAATGTATGCAGTTTTTCggtatttaattcatttttcaaaattaatttccaataaaaattaattaatttttaaattaattttcaatatagaatttcaaatttggTCTTACAACAAGG of the Osmia lignaria lignaria isolate PbOS001 chromosome 7, iyOsmLign1, whole genome shotgun sequence genome contains:
- the LOC117604568 gene encoding uncharacterized protein LOC117604568 isoform X1 produces the protein MGNIPIPFNNPRLNSWAIDKKLLIWKTVSMSACIIGSVIYLGPLEPYIEVPIFGILVPTFMIGYIIIHSSDIFLLIMGEDYVFLETCFYVIGALGNLTCGIYQLCKWINWILETSQDSDSDYDVPEVMLALVLFLHFTSLTAVMIHRFLFWRQFMITEAECSI
- the LOC117604568 gene encoding uncharacterized protein LOC117604568 isoform X3, whose amino-acid sequence is MGNIPIPFNNPRLNSWAIDKKLLIWKTVSMSACIIGSVIYLGPLEPYIEVPIFGILVPTFMIGYIIIHSSDIFLLIMGEDYVFLDSDSDYDVPEVMLALVLFLHFTSLTAVMIHRFLFWRQFMITEAECSI
- the LOC117604568 gene encoding uncharacterized protein LOC117604568 isoform X2 is translated as MLKEIQRLFKDFSFLLKAFELLLACICLYELSKYSEYMIPKWLWIIYCIDSFTYAIVYFSIAMTHVFEKPRKVSEFTYFSLGVIFNFIGGIAGIERGRSGDSENNEHRNELKIGLLLLGNMLLCDWCTWKPNLWYLSIMQMDKLDT